The following are encoded in a window of Lacinutrix sp. WUR7 genomic DNA:
- a CDS encoding TIGR01777 family oxidoreductase has product MKNILIAGGTGFIGQTLEKHFTSKGYSVKILSRNPKRDNEILWDAKTMEGSWVTHLENLDVLINLTGKTINCRFTDANKKAIKESRIVSTALLGKAIDTCSNPPKVWMNSSTTSIYKASFTKEMTEDSTAYGNDFEAEVATVWEKAFYKTKNPETRKIVLRTSIVLGNADGAFVPLKKLTQFGLGGKQGNGKQKVSWIHETDFARAVDFLIQKENAKGAYNFCVPKPTDNATMMKDFRKVLGIPFGIPSPKFILDIGALFMQTEPELILNSRNVVPKKLLEAGFKFQFPTIVSAVKNLIE; this is encoded by the coding sequence ATGAAAAATATACTAATTGCAGGAGGAACAGGATTTATCGGACAAACATTAGAAAAGCATTTTACCAGTAAAGGTTATTCCGTGAAAATATTAAGCAGAAATCCTAAACGTGATAATGAAATCCTTTGGGATGCAAAAACCATGGAAGGCTCTTGGGTTACCCATCTTGAAAATTTAGATGTCCTTATTAACCTTACCGGAAAAACAATTAATTGCAGATTTACAGACGCTAATAAAAAAGCAATAAAAGAATCTAGAATTGTTTCCACAGCACTTTTAGGAAAAGCTATTGATACCTGTAGTAATCCACCAAAAGTATGGATGAACTCTTCCACTACTTCTATATACAAAGCGTCATTTACAAAAGAAATGACTGAAGATAGCACAGCGTATGGTAACGATTTTGAAGCGGAAGTTGCCACCGTTTGGGAAAAGGCTTTTTATAAAACCAAAAATCCAGAAACCAGAAAAATAGTACTACGTACTTCTATCGTTTTAGGTAATGCAGATGGTGCTTTTGTACCATTAAAAAAACTAACACAATTTGGTTTAGGTGGTAAACAAGGTAACGGAAAACAAAAGGTAAGCTGGATTCATGAAACCGATTTTGCACGAGCTGTAGATTTTCTAATCCAAAAAGAAAATGCTAAAGGCGCTTATAATTTTTGTGTTCCAAAACCAACAGACAATGCAACGATGATGAAAGATTTTAGAAAAGTATTAGGTATTCCTTTTGGTATTCCTAGTCCGAAATTCATCCTAGATATCGGTGCTTTATTTATGCAAACAGAACCAGAACTCATTTTAAACAGCAGAAATGTAGTCCCTAAAAAGCTATTAGAAGCTGGTTTTAAGTTTCAATTTCCAACAATTGTTTCCGCCGTAAAAAATTTAATAGAATAG
- a CDS encoding glycosyltransferase family 2 protein, which translates to MNISIIIPAHNEEKFIEKTIVSLVNQTLRPKQIVIVNDNSTDKTQKIVSYYLSKYSWISLVNITSSDAHLPGTKIINAFYKGLEILDTNYDVICKFDADLIFPNNYLEKLAAHFNANKKLGMAAGFCYIEKDKQWILENLTRKDHIRGALKAYRKECFEQIGKLKPSMGWDTVDELLSKYYDWEILTDETLHVKHLKPTGISYNKASKHMQGEAMYKMRYGFIITLISALKLAYKKGRFALFQDYMSGYFKAKTNKTAYLVTKDQGVFIRKLRWEGMLDKLK; encoded by the coding sequence ATGAACATTTCCATTATCATTCCTGCGCATAACGAAGAAAAGTTTATCGAAAAAACTATCGTTTCTTTGGTAAATCAAACGCTTCGTCCAAAGCAAATTGTGATTGTAAATGATAATTCTACCGATAAAACCCAAAAGATAGTTTCGTATTATTTATCGAAGTACAGTTGGATCTCTCTTGTAAACATTACTTCTTCCGATGCACATTTACCAGGAACTAAAATTATCAATGCTTTTTACAAAGGCTTAGAAATTCTAGACACCAACTACGATGTGATTTGTAAATTTGATGCAGATTTAATCTTTCCGAATAATTATTTAGAAAAATTAGCAGCACATTTTAATGCGAATAAAAAGTTAGGAATGGCTGCTGGTTTCTGCTATATTGAAAAAGACAAGCAATGGATCTTAGAAAATCTAACGCGTAAAGATCATATTCGTGGTGCTTTAAAAGCCTATAGAAAAGAGTGCTTTGAGCAAATAGGAAAACTAAAACCTTCTATGGGTTGGGATACTGTGGATGAGCTTTTATCTAAATATTACGATTGGGAAATACTTACCGATGAGACACTACACGTAAAACATTTAAAACCTACCGGAATAAGCTATAACAAAGCATCTAAACACATGCAAGGAGAAGCGATGTATAAAATGCGCTACGGATTTATAATCACACTAATTTCTGCATTAAAATTGGCGTATAAAAAAGGAAGATTTGCTCTATTTCAAGATTATATGTCTGGTTATTTTAAAGCGAAAACCAACAAAACAGCATATTTAGTTACTAAAGATCAAGGTGTTTTTATTAGAAAACTGCGTTGGGAAGGAATGCTAGATAAATTGAAATAA
- a CDS encoding DNA/RNA non-specific endonuclease: protein MANKKIYSVIAILILVGVYGYDAYFDNEIKVGIIEQGGTVKTNTNEYFLPTSTTGQIVHHEGYSLSYSEPHEQAEWVAYELKKSHLSSANFKRPYFEVDNAVKTGAAHWRNYKQSGYDRGHLCPAGDRKYSKSAHDETFLTSNISPQKHDFNAGVWNRLEQKTRYWASKYNGVFVVSGGILKGNMKTIGTEKVSVPNQFYKVLIDNNSGKTKVIAFLMKHKESKEPLYKFVVSVDEVEALTGIDFFSELEDTVENKLEASANYKNWSF from the coding sequence ATGGCTAATAAAAAAATATATTCTGTAATTGCTATCCTAATCCTTGTTGGAGTTTATGGATACGATGCTTATTTCGATAATGAAATTAAAGTTGGCATCATTGAACAAGGAGGTACAGTAAAAACAAATACCAACGAATATTTTTTGCCAACAAGTACCACAGGACAGATAGTGCATCATGAAGGGTATAGTTTAAGTTATAGTGAACCCCATGAACAAGCAGAATGGGTAGCTTATGAACTTAAGAAATCACATTTAAGTAGCGCTAATTTTAAACGTCCTTATTTTGAAGTGGATAATGCTGTGAAAACCGGAGCTGCACATTGGCGAAATTATAAGCAATCGGGTTATGATCGCGGACACCTTTGTCCTGCAGGAGATAGAAAATATAGTAAATCTGCGCATGACGAAACTTTTTTGACAAGTAATATTTCTCCGCAAAAACACGATTTTAATGCCGGTGTTTGGAATCGATTAGAACAGAAAACAAGATATTGGGCAAGTAAGTACAATGGCGTTTTTGTGGTGTCTGGCGGAATTTTAAAAGGAAATATGAAAACCATAGGTACCGAAAAAGTATCCGTGCCAAATCAGTTTTATAAGGTGTTGATAGATAACAATTCTGGTAAAACGAAAGTGATTGCGTTTTTAATGAAGCATAAGGAATCTAAAGAGCCGCTATATAAGTTTGTCGTTTCTGTAGATGAGGTAGAAGCATTAACAGGAATTGATTTCTTTTCCGAATTGGAGGATACTGTAGAAAATAAATTAGAAGCTTCCGCAAATTATAAAAATTGGAGTTTTTAG
- a CDS encoding methyltransferase, whose product MYEQTFPHKRYKLTYQFLEKHISKSEAILDLGVENPFTKILKDNGFSVENTKGEDLDTNTTTIKNSEATVVTAFEIFEHLLSPFTVLQDIKADKLVISVPLRLWFSTAYRSKIDTWDRHYHEFEDWQLDWLLEKTGWKIIDRQKWTNPTKKIGIRPILRWFTPRYYIIYAERV is encoded by the coding sequence ATGTACGAACAAACATTTCCGCATAAACGCTACAAACTTACCTATCAGTTTTTAGAAAAACACATTTCTAAATCGGAAGCAATTTTAGATTTAGGAGTAGAAAATCCGTTTACCAAAATCTTAAAGGATAATGGTTTTTCTGTGGAGAACACCAAAGGGGAAGACTTGGACACGAATACTACAACCATAAAAAACTCGGAAGCAACCGTTGTAACGGCTTTTGAGATTTTTGAACACCTACTCTCTCCTTTTACTGTTTTACAAGATATAAAAGCAGATAAACTAGTAATAAGCGTTCCGCTTCGATTATGGTTTTCTACTGCTTACCGAAGTAAAATAGATACATGGGATAGACATTACCATGAGTTTGAAGATTGGCAATTAGATTGGCTATTAGAAAAAACGGGATGGAAAATAATAGATAGACAAAAATGGACTAATCCTACCAAAAAAATTGGGATTAGACCAATACTAAGATGGTTTACTCCTAGGTATTATATAATCTACGCAGAACGCGTATAA
- a CDS encoding sigma-70 family RNA polymerase sigma factor gives MPKHQIDPNKWIDLYSDYLFNYTISRVNDRDLAKDLVQDTFFAGLKSMKNFKGEASERTWLISILKRKIIDYYRKINSNKGKAEVRMSYNSDVETEGDWLEERVADPFDKNAESVIENEELGDAIYSCLDKLPEKQATIFKMKTIEGIDTETICNELNITASNLWVIIHRARTTMASCMEKNWF, from the coding sequence ATGCCAAAGCATCAAATAGATCCAAACAAATGGATTGATTTATATTCAGATTATCTATTCAACTACACCATTTCTCGTGTTAACGATAGAGATTTGGCTAAAGATTTGGTTCAAGACACCTTTTTTGCTGGTTTAAAATCAATGAAAAACTTTAAAGGAGAAGCCAGTGAACGTACTTGGTTAATTTCTATTTTAAAGCGAAAAATAATTGATTATTACAGAAAAATAAATTCTAACAAAGGAAAAGCCGAAGTTAGAATGAGCTACAACAGTGATGTAGAAACCGAAGGCGATTGGCTAGAAGAACGCGTTGCAGATCCTTTTGATAAAAATGCAGAAAGTGTTATTGAGAATGAAGAACTAGGTGATGCCATCTATAGTTGCTTAGATAAACTTCCCGAAAAACAAGCTACTATTTTTAAAATGAAAACCATTGAAGGAATAGATACCGAAACTATTTGTAATGAACTAAACATTACTGCGTCTAACCTTTGGGTTATCATTCATAGAGCAAGAACAACAATGGCATCTTGCATGGAGAAAAACTGGTTTTAA
- the gcvP gene encoding aminomethyl-transferring glycine dehydrogenase gives MNTNTFALRHIGPREEDQKQMLKTIGVDSLDQLIYETIPDDIRLKKDLDLAEAMSEQEYLVYLNEVAKKNKVYKTYIGLGYHPTILPAVIQRNILENPGWYTAYTPYQAEIAQGRLEALLNYQTMITDLTGMELANASLLDESTAAAEAMSLLFAVRDRAQKKAGINKFFVSENILPQTLSLLQTRSNPIGVELVVGDENTFDFSSGFFGAILQYPGKNGQVTDIKSFIAKANEAQIKVAIAADILSLVKLEAPGKFGADVVVGTTQRFGIPMGYGGPHAAYFATKEVYKRDIPGRIIGVTKDVNGNRALRMALQTREQHIKRDRATSNICTAQVLLAVMAGMYAVYHGPKGLQFIANQVHSAASSLAEALEKLGFKQTNTSYFDTLQIKTKAKKVKKIAKDKKVNFFYPDKKTVTISINETTSVRDINEIISIFAKVAGKKAFTISSFSEVNNIDKELQRTTDFLTLDIFNSYHSETELMRYIKRLERKDLSLNHSMISLGSCTMKLNAAAEMLPLSQSEWGNIHPFAPLKQARGYTKVLKELEDQLTEITGFAATSLQPNSGAQGEFAGLMVIKAYHESRNDHHRNICIIPSSAHGTNPASAVMAGMKVVVTKSTAEGNIDVEDLREKAILHKDNLSCLMVTYPSTHGVYEASIKEITKIIHDNGGQVYMDGANMNAQVGLTNPGNIGADVCHLNLHKTFAIPHGGGGPGVGPICVAKQLAPFLPGNPIIKTGGKDAITAISSAPFGSALVCLISYGYIKMLGAKGLTASTKVAILNANYIKTRLEGHFETLYSGERGRAAHEMIVDCRAFKANGIEVTDIAKRLMDYGFHAPTVSFPVAGTLMIEPTESESKQEIDRFCDALISIRKEINLATKEDTNNPLKNAPHTLAMVTANNWDFPYTRDTAAYPLEYVHDNKFWPSVRRVDDAYGDRNLICTCAPIEEYIDAN, from the coding sequence ATGAATACAAACACCTTTGCACTTCGTCATATTGGTCCTAGAGAAGAAGACCAAAAACAAATGCTAAAAACCATTGGTGTAGATAGTTTAGACCAACTTATCTACGAAACCATTCCGGATGATATTAGATTAAAAAAAGATCTGGATCTTGCAGAAGCCATGAGTGAGCAAGAATATTTAGTATACCTAAATGAGGTTGCTAAAAAGAATAAAGTATACAAAACATATATTGGTTTAGGGTATCACCCAACTATTTTACCAGCAGTAATACAACGTAACATTTTAGAAAATCCGGGTTGGTATACTGCGTACACACCGTATCAAGCGGAAATTGCACAAGGTCGTTTAGAAGCACTTCTAAATTACCAAACGATGATTACAGACCTAACAGGAATGGAACTTGCAAACGCTTCGCTTTTAGATGAAAGTACTGCTGCTGCTGAAGCCATGAGCCTATTATTTGCAGTTAGAGATCGTGCACAAAAAAAAGCTGGTATAAATAAGTTTTTTGTTTCTGAAAACATTTTACCACAAACACTTTCTCTTTTACAAACTAGATCTAACCCTATTGGTGTAGAACTAGTTGTTGGAGATGAAAACACGTTTGATTTTTCTTCAGGATTCTTTGGAGCAATCTTACAATATCCAGGAAAAAACGGACAAGTTACGGACATAAAATCTTTTATAGCTAAAGCTAACGAAGCACAAATTAAAGTTGCTATTGCTGCAGATATTTTAAGCTTAGTAAAACTAGAAGCTCCTGGTAAGTTTGGAGCTGATGTAGTAGTTGGTACCACACAACGTTTTGGAATTCCAATGGGTTATGGCGGACCACATGCAGCATATTTTGCAACTAAAGAAGTGTACAAACGCGATATTCCAGGACGTATCATTGGTGTTACCAAAGACGTAAACGGTAATAGAGCTTTACGTATGGCTTTACAGACTAGAGAACAACATATAAAAAGAGACAGAGCAACCTCTAATATTTGTACAGCACAAGTATTATTAGCGGTTATGGCTGGAATGTATGCTGTTTATCATGGACCTAAAGGTTTACAATTTATAGCAAACCAAGTACATAGTGCAGCTTCATCGCTAGCAGAAGCCTTAGAGAAATTAGGTTTTAAACAAACCAATACTTCGTACTTCGATACGCTTCAAATTAAAACCAAAGCTAAAAAAGTAAAGAAAATTGCCAAAGACAAAAAAGTAAACTTCTTTTATCCTGACAAGAAAACAGTTACTATTTCTATAAACGAAACGACTTCGGTTAGAGATATAAATGAGATCATTTCTATTTTCGCTAAAGTTGCAGGTAAAAAAGCATTTACTATTTCTTCTTTTTCAGAAGTAAATAATATTGATAAAGAACTTCAAAGAACCACCGATTTCTTAACACTAGATATTTTTAATTCGTACCATTCAGAAACCGAATTAATGCGATACATTAAAAGACTAGAACGTAAAGATTTATCGTTAAATCATTCTATGATTTCGCTTGGTTCTTGTACTATGAAATTAAATGCAGCAGCAGAAATGCTACCTTTAAGCCAATCAGAATGGGGTAATATTCATCCTTTTGCGCCATTAAAACAAGCCAGAGGTTATACTAAAGTTTTAAAAGAATTAGAAGACCAACTAACAGAGATTACCGGTTTTGCTGCAACATCTTTACAACCAAATTCTGGTGCACAAGGAGAGTTTGCAGGACTAATGGTTATTAAAGCATATCATGAGTCTCGTAATGATCATCATAGAAACATTTGTATAATTCCTAGTTCTGCACATGGTACAAATCCAGCTAGTGCAGTGATGGCAGGAATGAAGGTAGTAGTTACTAAATCTACAGCCGAAGGTAACATCGATGTGGAAGATTTACGTGAAAAAGCAATTTTACACAAAGATAACTTATCTTGTTTAATGGTAACTTATCCTTCTACACATGGGGTTTACGAAGCTTCTATAAAAGAAATTACCAAAATTATTCATGATAATGGCGGACAAGTTTATATGGATGGAGCAAACATGAATGCACAAGTAGGATTAACCAATCCTGGAAATATTGGCGCAGATGTTTGTCACTTAAACTTACATAAAACCTTTGCTATTCCTCATGGAGGTGGAGGCCCTGGAGTTGGACCAATTTGCGTTGCAAAACAATTGGCTCCTTTTTTACCTGGAAATCCAATAATTAAAACTGGAGGAAAAGACGCTATAACTGCCATCTCCTCTGCTCCTTTTGGTTCTGCTTTAGTTTGTTTAATTTCTTATGGTTACATAAAAATGCTAGGAGCAAAAGGATTAACAGCTTCTACAAAAGTTGCAATCTTAAATGCAAACTACATTAAAACTAGATTAGAGGGGCATTTTGAGACTTTATACTCTGGTGAACGTGGTCGTGCAGCTCATGAAATGATAGTAGACTGTCGTGCTTTTAAAGCAAATGGTATTGAGGTTACAGATATTGCAAAACGTTTAATGGATTATGGTTTTCATGCGCCAACAGTATCTTTTCCAGTAGCAGGAACCTTAATGATTGAGCCTACAGAAAGTGAAAGTAAACAAGAAATTGATCGTTTTTGTGATGCATTAATTTCTATTAGAAAAGAAATAAACCTAGCAACAAAAGAGGATACCAACAATCCTTTAAAAAACGCTCCACATACCTTGGCAATGGTAACTGCTAATAATTGGGATTTCCCTTACACTAGAGATACTGCTGCATATCCTTTAGAATATGTACATGACAATAAATTTTGGCCAAGCGTAAGAAGAGTAGATGATGCTTATGGAGACCGTAATTTAATATGTACATGTGCTCCTATTGAAGAATATATCGACGCAAACTAA
- a CDS encoding 3-oxoacyl-ACP synthase III family protein yields the protein MNIKITGTGSYIPSTIEKNEDFYNHEFLNADGSKINSPNEVIVHKFKAITGIEERRYAKPELSNSDIAFYAAEKAIADAKIDKETLDYIIVAHNYGDIKHNTEQSDTVPSIASRVKHLLQIKNPKCVGYDLLFGCPGWIEGVIQANAFIKSGIAKRCLVIGSETLSRVVDKHDRDSMIYSDGAGAVIVEETEEEGGIISHETATFALDEAHFIYFGKTNKQESASQRKYIKMYGRKIYEFALTNVPLALKSCLDKSGYGIHDVKKILIHQANEKMDEAIINRFYKLYNMETPEGIMPMSINMLGNSSVATVPTLYDMILKGKLENQEIHKGDIIMFASVGAGMNINAIVYKH from the coding sequence ATGAATATCAAAATTACAGGTACAGGAAGTTATATACCAAGCACAATAGAAAAAAATGAAGATTTTTATAATCATGAATTTTTAAATGCAGATGGTTCTAAAATAAATAGTCCAAATGAAGTTATCGTTCATAAATTTAAAGCGATAACAGGAATTGAAGAAAGGCGCTATGCAAAACCAGAATTATCAAATTCTGATATTGCTTTTTATGCAGCAGAAAAGGCTATTGCTGACGCAAAAATTGATAAAGAAACCTTAGATTATATTATTGTCGCCCATAATTACGGTGACATAAAACATAATACGGAGCAAAGTGATACGGTACCAAGTATTGCCTCACGCGTAAAGCACTTGTTACAAATTAAAAATCCAAAATGTGTTGGGTACGATTTACTTTTTGGATGTCCAGGTTGGATTGAAGGTGTGATCCAAGCCAATGCATTTATTAAATCTGGAATAGCAAAACGCTGTTTGGTTATCGGATCGGAAACTTTATCTAGAGTTGTAGATAAACACGATCGAGATTCTATGATATATAGTGATGGTGCAGGAGCTGTTATTGTGGAAGAAACCGAAGAAGAAGGTGGTATTATAAGCCATGAAACTGCAACTTTTGCTTTAGACGAGGCGCATTTTATCTATTTTGGAAAAACTAATAAACAAGAATCTGCTAGTCAACGTAAATACATTAAAATGTATGGTAGAAAGATTTATGAATTTGCTTTAACCAATGTTCCATTAGCATTAAAATCATGCTTAGATAAAAGTGGATATGGTATACATGATGTCAAAAAAATACTAATTCATCAAGCAAATGAAAAAATGGATGAAGCGATTATAAATCGTTTTTACAAGCTTTATAATATGGAAACACCAGAAGGTATTATGCCTATGTCTATTAACATGCTTGGTAATTCTAGCGTAGCAACGGTTCCTACTTTATATGATATGATTTTAAAAGGAAAACTTGAAAATCAAGAAATCCATAAAGGAGATATCATCATGTTTGCAAGTGTTGGAGCTGGTATGAATATTAACGCAATAGTGTATAAGCACTAG